From Cellulosimicrobium cellulans, the proteins below share one genomic window:
- a CDS encoding ABC transporter ATP-binding protein: MTATTTAAGPLTSDGHAAYLVGKEPVLTARHVSIDYEVEPVVHAVKDVSLTLHRGEILGLAGESGCGKTTLAYGINRLLKPPALLTSGTVTFHDQDGGDVDVVALSGDALRAFRWDKVSMVFQGAMNSLNPVISVRDQLGDVLKTHRPGMSRRDRATRSAELLELVGVDPLRLDSYAHELSGGMRQRVMIAMALALNPQVMIMDEPTTALDVVVQRGILREIMRLREQLGFAVVFITHDLPLLLEISDRIAVMLRGEIVEIDTAESIFEGAQHPYTRRLLGSFPSLTGDRGSFVRTGEGTGESQEGPHA, encoded by the coding sequence ATGACCGCCACGACCACGGCCGCCGGGCCGCTGACCAGCGACGGCCACGCCGCCTACCTCGTCGGCAAGGAGCCGGTGCTCACCGCGCGGCACGTCTCGATCGACTACGAGGTCGAGCCGGTCGTCCACGCCGTCAAGGACGTGTCGCTCACGCTGCACCGTGGCGAGATCCTCGGCCTCGCGGGCGAGTCGGGCTGCGGCAAGACGACGCTCGCGTACGGGATCAACCGCCTCCTCAAGCCCCCGGCGCTCCTGACGTCCGGGACGGTGACGTTCCACGACCAGGACGGCGGCGACGTCGACGTCGTCGCGCTCTCCGGTGACGCCCTGCGTGCGTTCCGGTGGGACAAGGTCTCCATGGTGTTCCAGGGCGCCATGAACTCGCTCAACCCGGTCATCAGCGTGCGCGACCAGCTCGGGGACGTCCTCAAGACCCACCGGCCGGGGATGTCGCGCAGGGACCGGGCGACCCGGTCCGCGGAGCTCCTCGAGCTCGTGGGGGTCGACCCGCTGCGCCTCGACAGCTACGCGCACGAGCTGTCGGGCGGCATGCGGCAGCGCGTCATGATCGCGATGGCGCTCGCGCTCAACCCGCAGGTCATGATCATGGACGAGCCGACGACGGCGCTCGACGTCGTCGTCCAGCGCGGGATCCTGCGCGAGATCATGCGGCTGCGCGAGCAGCTCGGGTTCGCCGTCGTGTTCATCACGCACGACCTCCCGCTCCTGCTGGAGATCAGCGACCGCATCGCGGTGATGCTCCGCGGCGAGATCGTCGAGATCGACACGGCGGAGTCGATCTTCGAGGGCGCCCAGCACCCGTACACGCGACGCCTGCTGGGCTCGTTCCCGAGCCTCACGGGCGACCGCGGCTCGTTCGTCCGCACGGGCGAGGGCACCGGCGAGAGCCAGGAAGGACCGCACGCATGA
- a CDS encoding ABC transporter substrate-binding protein, giving the protein MIRSTARKRLLTAVALVTGVTLMATGCSGSGNGDGDETADGGRTLNVWAGTQTPIVANFNPYSPNPLHAANGAIYEPLFYYNKAQAGPPEPRLGESFEWSEDGTELTVKLREGVKWTDGEDFDADDVVFSQTNEAAKRDFVISVEAVDPYTVTWTFDSPQFTSEVQILGTSLVVPEHIWSEVDDLVTFANENPVGTGPFKADAVTEAAYTVVANEDYWDGAPKVKKVRYLGIDANQSAEDLMTTGKVDWTAMFVADPDRITEDGRLTMINTPQDPTTIYTCVSVDLGCTGPQTDVAVRQAINLAMDRQEINEKAFAGLAATASPTFALLGRDDRWISPDVEAESPQTADAAAASKVLEDAGYTKGADGIYEKGGQKVELTLITVDGWNDYNAVGDLLVEQAKAAGISIVHNKVTQQEMSDARVAGTYQLMVGGITGPSLDDPFSIYRQWMTTDYTRPVGEVMESGLFNYVRYTNPTVDAAVEAAASTNDEAAKQEQYAVIQEEIVRDLPYIPVVVNASQTFMDTKDFTGWPTEDDLYAFPPSWSTVSLGVVLSKLEPTS; this is encoded by the coding sequence ATGATTCGAAGCACGGCGCGCAAGCGTCTGCTCACGGCGGTTGCGCTCGTGACCGGCGTGACCCTCATGGCGACGGGCTGCTCCGGCTCCGGGAACGGCGACGGCGACGAGACCGCCGACGGTGGGCGCACGCTGAACGTGTGGGCCGGTACGCAGACGCCGATCGTCGCGAACTTCAACCCGTACTCGCCGAACCCGCTGCACGCGGCGAACGGTGCGATCTACGAGCCGCTCTTCTACTACAACAAGGCGCAGGCCGGCCCGCCGGAGCCCCGCCTCGGCGAGTCGTTCGAGTGGTCGGAGGACGGCACCGAGCTCACGGTGAAGCTCCGCGAGGGCGTCAAGTGGACCGACGGCGAGGACTTCGACGCCGACGACGTGGTCTTCTCCCAGACCAACGAGGCCGCCAAGCGCGACTTCGTGATCTCGGTCGAGGCCGTCGACCCGTACACCGTGACGTGGACGTTCGACTCGCCGCAGTTCACCTCCGAGGTCCAGATCCTCGGCACGTCGCTCGTCGTGCCGGAGCACATCTGGTCCGAGGTCGACGACCTCGTGACGTTCGCGAACGAGAACCCGGTCGGCACCGGCCCGTTCAAGGCCGACGCGGTCACCGAGGCGGCCTACACGGTCGTCGCGAACGAGGACTACTGGGACGGCGCCCCGAAGGTCAAGAAGGTCCGCTACCTCGGCATCGACGCGAACCAGAGCGCCGAGGACCTCATGACCACGGGCAAGGTCGACTGGACCGCGATGTTCGTCGCGGACCCCGACCGCATCACCGAGGACGGCCGCCTCACGATGATCAACACGCCGCAGGACCCGACGACGATCTACACCTGCGTGTCCGTCGACCTCGGCTGCACCGGCCCGCAGACCGACGTCGCGGTGCGCCAGGCGATCAACCTCGCGATGGACCGCCAGGAGATCAACGAGAAGGCGTTCGCGGGCCTCGCGGCGACGGCGTCCCCGACGTTCGCGCTGCTCGGCCGGGACGACCGCTGGATCTCGCCCGACGTCGAGGCGGAGAGCCCGCAGACGGCCGACGCCGCGGCGGCGTCGAAGGTCCTCGAGGACGCCGGCTACACCAAGGGTGCGGACGGCATCTACGAGAAGGGCGGCCAGAAGGTCGAGCTGACCCTCATCACGGTCGACGGCTGGAACGACTACAACGCCGTCGGTGACCTGCTCGTCGAGCAGGCGAAGGCCGCCGGCATCTCGATCGTCCACAACAAGGTCACGCAGCAGGAGATGTCGGACGCGCGCGTCGCGGGCACCTACCAGCTCATGGTCGGCGGCATCACGGGCCCGTCGCTGGACGACCCGTTCAGCATCTACCGCCAGTGGATGACGACGGACTACACGCGTCCGGTCGGCGAGGTCATGGAGTCCGGCCTCTTCAACTACGTGCGCTACACCAACCCGACGGTCGACGCCGCGGTCGAGGCGGCCGCCTCGACGAACGACGAGGCCGCGAAGCAGGAGCAGTACGCGGTCATCCAGGAGGAGATCGTCCGCGACCTGCCCTACATCCCCGTCGTCGTGAACGCCTCGCAGACGTTCATGGACACGAAGGACTTCACGGGCTGGCCGACCGAGGACGACCTCTACGCCTTCCCGCCGTCGTGGAGCACGGTCTCGCTGGGCGTCGTGCTCTCGAAGCTCGAGCCGACGAGCTGA
- a CDS encoding ABC transporter permease has protein sequence MRYYARRITFYVITLWAAVSLNFLIPKLMPGDPKQIFIDKFLRKGGELTPQMQNSIDLLFGADGDASLWDQYVDYWGRLFQGDLGISITYYPQPVTELIGQALPWTVGLVGLATIISFVLGVGLGAWAGWKRGTWVDSIIPASTLLQAVPYFWLALILVSVFSVSTGWFPRIGSYDIFGFDNGPEWSWAFVGSVIYHGFLPALTIVLSSVGGWLLGMRNMMVSTLSEDYVTTAEAKGLRRMRVAITYATRNAALPSFAGFGVALGFVVAGSVVMEQVFSYPGLGKLLFNAVQASDFALMQGTFLVITLAVLAANFLMDIIYGFIDPRARANV, from the coding sequence ATGAGGTACTACGCACGACGGATCACGTTCTACGTGATCACCCTCTGGGCAGCGGTCTCGCTGAACTTCCTGATCCCGAAGCTCATGCCTGGTGACCCCAAGCAGATCTTCATCGACAAGTTCCTGCGCAAGGGCGGCGAGCTGACGCCCCAGATGCAGAACAGCATCGACCTCCTCTTCGGCGCGGACGGCGACGCCTCCCTGTGGGACCAGTACGTGGACTACTGGGGGCGTCTGTTCCAGGGAGATCTCGGGATCTCCATCACCTACTACCCCCAGCCCGTCACCGAGCTGATCGGCCAGGCCCTCCCCTGGACGGTCGGGCTCGTGGGACTCGCGACGATCATCTCGTTCGTCCTGGGTGTCGGGCTGGGGGCGTGGGCCGGCTGGAAGCGCGGCACGTGGGTGGACAGCATCATCCCCGCGTCGACGCTCCTCCAGGCGGTGCCCTACTTCTGGCTCGCCCTCATCCTCGTCTCGGTCTTCTCGGTCTCGACCGGGTGGTTCCCGCGGATCGGCAGCTACGACATCTTCGGCTTCGACAACGGCCCGGAGTGGTCGTGGGCGTTCGTCGGCAGCGTGATCTACCACGGGTTCCTGCCCGCGCTGACGATCGTGCTCTCGTCCGTGGGGGGCTGGCTGCTCGGGATGCGCAACATGATGGTGTCCACGCTGTCCGAGGACTACGTCACGACGGCCGAGGCCAAGGGCCTGCGCCGCATGCGCGTCGCGATCACCTACGCGACCCGCAACGCCGCGCTCCCGTCGTTCGCCGGGTTCGGCGTCGCGCTGGGGTTCGTCGTGGCGGGGTCGGTGGTCATGGAGCAGGTGTTCAGCTACCCGGGTCTGGGCAAGCTCCTGTTCAACGCGGTCCAGGCGAGCGACTTCGCGCTCATGCAGGGCACGTTCCTCGTGATCACGCTCGCCGTGCTCGCCGCGAACTTCCTCATGGACATCATCTACGGATTCATCGACCCGAGGGCGCGCGCCAATGTCTGA
- a CDS encoding sterol carrier family protein: protein MPARRRTDPAAGRLALAAWRADPADRRAVTTAVRFTLEELADVAPGHTVEVRVPPAGAVQAVEGPRHTRGTPPNVVETDPQTWLGLVTGALAWAEAVADGRVRASGERSDISWLLPLQAARPR from the coding sequence GTGCCCGCCCGACGACGTACCGACCCGGCCGCCGGCCGCCTCGCCCTCGCGGCGTGGCGCGCCGACCCCGCCGACCGCAGGGCCGTGACGACCGCGGTGCGGTTCACGCTCGAGGAGCTCGCGGACGTGGCGCCCGGGCACACGGTCGAGGTGCGCGTGCCGCCGGCAGGCGCGGTGCAGGCGGTCGAGGGCCCTCGGCACACGCGAGGGACGCCGCCCAACGTCGTGGAGACGGACCCGCAGACGTGGCTCGGCCTCGTGACCGGCGCGCTCGCGTGGGCCGAGGCCGTCGCCGACGGCCGTGTCCGCGCGTCGGGCGAGCGGTCCGACATCTCGTGGCTCCTGCCGCTCCAGGCGGCACGCCCTCGCTGA
- a CDS encoding ABC transporter permease has protein sequence MSDNIRDTEIVTPAADAAPVATVVADGLAPATTTEGIVPDVRDVPAALDQDAPAAPARRGLRAMLPRRSGKLTAGIVLVVGILLFTFVAPFFTQDPRSTANARFLPPSAEHLLGTNHIGNDIFAQVAYGGQGSLMVGLVAGAIALVLSIVFGIVAGYRGRFTDEALSLVTNIMLVIPGLPLIIVISAYLQTRSLIIVAVILGLTAWPGAAIVLRMQAKSLRARDYVSAARVAGEKTPRIILVEIFPNLLPLLTAQFLGAVLLAILAEAGLSFLGLGPSGSITWGTILNQASANNALSLGMWWWFVPPGLLIALFGCGLALINFSLDEIINPRLRLGPAAVKSVRKARKAGLAADADPDAAGSDAPGADGGDPDGTDTDADDAKETVGA, from the coding sequence ATGTCTGACAACATCCGCGACACGGAGATCGTGACCCCCGCCGCCGACGCGGCACCCGTGGCCACGGTCGTGGCCGACGGCCTCGCGCCGGCGACGACGACCGAGGGGATCGTCCCGGACGTGCGGGACGTTCCTGCGGCGCTCGACCAGGACGCCCCCGCCGCGCCCGCGCGCCGGGGCCTGCGGGCGATGCTCCCGCGGCGGTCCGGCAAGCTCACCGCGGGGATCGTCCTCGTGGTCGGCATCCTGCTGTTCACGTTCGTCGCGCCGTTCTTCACGCAGGACCCCCGCTCCACGGCGAACGCGCGGTTCCTGCCGCCGAGCGCCGAGCACCTGCTCGGCACCAACCACATCGGGAACGACATCTTCGCCCAGGTGGCGTACGGCGGGCAGGGCTCGCTCATGGTGGGTCTCGTCGCCGGCGCGATCGCGCTCGTGCTGTCGATCGTGTTCGGCATCGTCGCGGGGTACCGCGGGCGGTTCACCGACGAGGCGCTCTCGCTCGTCACGAACATCATGCTCGTCATCCCGGGCCTGCCGCTGATCATCGTCATCTCGGCGTACCTGCAGACGCGGTCGCTCATCATCGTGGCCGTGATCCTCGGCCTGACGGCCTGGCCGGGCGCGGCGATCGTGCTCCGGATGCAGGCGAAGTCGCTGCGCGCCCGCGACTACGTGTCCGCGGCGCGGGTCGCGGGGGAGAAGACGCCGCGGATCATCCTCGTGGAGATCTTCCCCAACCTCCTGCCGCTGCTCACGGCGCAGTTCCTCGGCGCGGTGCTCCTCGCGATCCTCGCCGAGGCGGGGCTGTCGTTCCTCGGGCTCGGCCCGTCGGGCTCGATCACGTGGGGCACGATCCTCAACCAGGCGAGCGCGAACAACGCGCTGAGCCTCGGCATGTGGTGGTGGTTCGTCCCGCCGGGCCTGCTCATCGCGCTCTTCGGCTGCGGGCTCGCGCTCATCAACTTCAGCCTGGACGAGATCATCAACCCCCGGCTGCGCCTCGGCCCGGCCGCGGTCAAGAGCGTGCGCAAGGCCCGCAAGGCCGGCCTCGCCGCGGACGCGGACCCCGACGCCGCGGGGTCCGACGCCCCCGGCGCCGACGGCGGCGACCCTGACGGCACGGACACCGACGCCGACGACGCGAAGGAGACGGTGGGCGCATGA
- a CDS encoding copper homeostasis protein CutC, whose amino-acid sequence MTTTDPEGPAVRAGRDVVLELAVQDPDGVRVAAAVGARRVELCVGLGATGGLTPSAGLVEAAVVAAADAASGGPAVEVHVLVRPRPGGFVLSDADLDVQVRDVRAAVAAGAAGVVVGALTPDGLVDVPAVRALVEAAGGREVTFHRAVDVVADPLAALDALADAGVVRVLTSGGAARSIDGVERLRAMAAYARGPLGGRVQVMAGGGVRPGDVGALVAAGVDAVHLSAKRVVADDAGPGGGGDAGYEVTDPEVAAAARAAIDAAL is encoded by the coding sequence GTGACGACCACCGACCCGGAGGGCCCCGCAGTGCGCGCGGGCCGCGACGTCGTGCTCGAGCTCGCGGTGCAGGACCCGGACGGTGTCCGGGTGGCCGCCGCCGTGGGCGCCCGGCGGGTCGAGCTGTGCGTCGGCCTGGGCGCGACGGGCGGGCTCACGCCGAGCGCCGGGCTCGTGGAGGCGGCGGTCGTGGCCGCTGCCGACGCTGCGAGCGGCGGTCCCGCCGTCGAGGTGCACGTCCTCGTGCGACCGCGCCCGGGCGGGTTCGTCCTCTCGGACGCCGACCTCGACGTGCAGGTCCGCGACGTCCGGGCCGCGGTCGCGGCGGGTGCGGCGGGCGTCGTGGTCGGGGCGCTGACCCCGGACGGCCTCGTGGACGTCCCTGCCGTGCGCGCCCTCGTCGAGGCCGCGGGCGGTCGCGAGGTGACGTTCCACCGCGCGGTCGACGTCGTCGCGGACCCGCTGGCGGCCCTCGACGCGCTCGCCGACGCGGGGGTGGTCCGCGTGCTCACGTCGGGCGGTGCGGCGCGCAGCATCGACGGCGTCGAGCGCCTGCGGGCCATGGCGGCGTACGCCCGCGGACCCCTGGGCGGCCGTGTCCAGGTCATGGCCGGCGGGGGAGTGCGGCCCGGGGACGTCGGCGCGCTCGTGGCCGCCGGCGTGGACGCCGTGCACCTCTCCGCGAAGCGCGTCGTCGCGGACGACGCCGGGCCCGGCGGCGGCGGCGACGCCGGCTACGAGGTCACGGACCCCGAGGTCGCCGCGGCGGCGCGCGCGGCGATCGACGCCGCGCTCTAG
- a CDS encoding RNB domain-containing ribonuclease, with amino-acid sequence MPARHLLLARPAETPAPTPSVDPAATVTGALAALRREMEIPESFPAAVLAEAEAVVRDGGAVVGDGRVDLRDVPFVTIDPPGSMDLDQALHLERAGDDPAGPAGAAFVVHYAIADVGAFVAPGGAIDAEVHERGTTLYAPDGRTPLHPAVLSEGAASLLPDQERPAAAWRVVLDARGEILDATVRRAVVRSTRRLTYDEAQATIDAGGSEDAGGAALLLLREVGELRLARERERGGVSLEVPEQEIVTRDDGAFGLEFRSTLPAEGWNAQISLLTGIAAARLMRAGGVGVFRALPEADPRDLARLRRTARALGIDWPRETAYADLVPTLDSRVPRHAAFLNEATSLFRGASYEAFGGTGQEPGVPDDAAHAAIGAEYAHVTAPLRRLVDRYGTEVCLALCAGVEVPRWVLDALPGLPRTMARTGQRAGSYERAIVDVVEAALLSGREGEEFDGVVVDVEDDRERGRRLEREGGDASGARRGQVVLTDPAVRAPVESTEGADLPLGDPVRATLREASVAERRVRFTVG; translated from the coding sequence GTGCCCGCCCGTCATCTGCTCCTCGCCCGCCCCGCCGAGACCCCGGCGCCGACGCCCTCCGTGGACCCGGCCGCCACCGTGACCGGCGCGCTCGCGGCGCTGCGCCGCGAGATGGAGATCCCGGAGTCGTTCCCCGCCGCGGTGCTCGCCGAGGCGGAGGCCGTCGTCCGCGACGGGGGCGCCGTCGTCGGCGACGGCCGTGTCGACCTGCGGGACGTGCCGTTCGTGACGATCGACCCGCCCGGGTCGATGGACCTCGACCAGGCGCTCCACCTCGAGCGCGCCGGGGACGACCCGGCAGGTCCCGCGGGTGCGGCCTTCGTGGTGCACTACGCCATCGCCGACGTCGGCGCGTTCGTCGCGCCGGGCGGGGCGATCGACGCGGAGGTGCACGAGCGCGGGACGACCCTCTACGCGCCCGACGGCCGTACCCCGCTGCACCCCGCGGTGCTCTCCGAGGGGGCGGCGAGCCTCCTGCCGGACCAGGAGCGCCCGGCGGCGGCGTGGCGCGTCGTGCTGGACGCGCGCGGCGAGATCCTCGACGCGACGGTGCGCCGCGCCGTCGTGCGGTCGACGCGGCGACTCACCTACGACGAGGCCCAGGCCACGATCGACGCGGGCGGGTCCGAGGACGCGGGCGGGGCCGCGCTCCTGCTGCTCCGCGAGGTGGGCGAGCTGCGGCTCGCGCGCGAGCGCGAGCGCGGGGGAGTGTCGCTCGAGGTGCCGGAGCAGGAGATCGTCACGCGCGACGACGGCGCGTTCGGCCTCGAGTTCCGGTCGACCCTCCCGGCCGAGGGGTGGAACGCCCAGATCTCGCTGCTCACGGGGATCGCGGCGGCGCGCCTCATGCGCGCGGGCGGCGTCGGCGTCTTCCGCGCGCTGCCGGAGGCCGACCCGCGCGACCTCGCGCGCCTGCGGCGCACCGCGCGCGCCCTCGGCATCGACTGGCCGCGCGAGACGGCGTACGCGGACCTCGTGCCGACCCTCGACTCGCGCGTCCCGCGCCACGCGGCCTTCCTCAACGAGGCGACGTCGCTCTTCCGCGGGGCGTCGTACGAGGCGTTCGGGGGGACGGGCCAGGAACCCGGCGTGCCCGACGACGCTGCGCACGCCGCGATCGGCGCCGAGTACGCGCACGTCACCGCGCCGCTGCGACGGCTCGTGGACCGGTACGGCACGGAGGTCTGCCTCGCGCTGTGCGCGGGCGTTGAGGTGCCGCGCTGGGTGCTCGACGCGCTGCCCGGGCTGCCGCGCACGATGGCGCGGACGGGCCAGCGCGCGGGGTCGTACGAGCGCGCGATCGTCGACGTCGTCGAGGCGGCGCTGCTGAGCGGGCGCGAGGGGGAGGAGTTCGACGGCGTCGTCGTCGACGTCGAGGACGACCGGGAGCGCGGCCGGCGCCTCGAGCGGGAGGGCGGCGACGCGTCGGGTGCGCGGCGCGGCCAGGTGGTGCTCACCGACCCCGCGGTCCGCGCGCCGGTCGAGAGCACCGAGGGCGCCGACCTCCCGCTCGGCGACCCCGTGCGCGCGACGCTGCGCGAGGCGTCGGTGGCGGAGCGCCGCGTCCGGTTCACCGTCGGCTGA
- a CDS encoding ABC transporter ATP-binding protein — translation MSTLEVRNLVKDFSIRKGLRRTRLRAVNDVSFTLEPGKTIAVVGESGSGKSTVARMIAQLETPTSGEILLDGTPSATRGRGLDAYRHDVQMVFQDPFASLNPFHTVGHHLERPLRLHKVARGREALDARVHELLERVNLTPAPVFAAKQPHEMSGGQRQRVAIARALAPGARFLVADEPVSMLDVSIRLGVLNLLARLQREENLGVLYITHDLATARHFSDEILVMFRGNVVERGPSDQVILDPQHDYTKLLLGAAPEPQNHGRLREEVRRELAAAATGSGDDAARDRFGTRGM, via the coding sequence ATGAGCACCCTCGAGGTCCGCAACCTGGTCAAGGACTTCTCGATCCGCAAGGGGCTGCGCCGCACGCGCCTGCGCGCGGTGAACGACGTGTCGTTCACCCTGGAGCCGGGCAAGACGATCGCGGTCGTCGGGGAGTCCGGCTCGGGCAAGTCGACGGTGGCGCGCATGATCGCCCAGCTCGAGACGCCGACGTCGGGCGAGATCCTGCTGGACGGCACGCCGTCGGCGACCCGAGGCCGGGGCCTCGACGCCTACCGGCACGACGTGCAGATGGTGTTCCAGGACCCGTTCGCGTCGCTCAACCCGTTCCACACGGTGGGCCACCACCTCGAGCGGCCGCTGCGCCTGCACAAGGTCGCCCGCGGGCGGGAGGCGCTCGACGCGCGGGTCCACGAGCTCCTGGAGCGCGTGAACCTCACCCCGGCGCCCGTGTTCGCGGCCAAGCAGCCGCACGAGATGTCGGGCGGGCAGCGCCAGCGGGTCGCGATCGCCCGGGCCCTCGCGCCGGGTGCGCGCTTCCTCGTGGCCGACGAGCCGGTGTCGATGCTCGACGTGTCGATCCGCCTCGGGGTGCTCAACCTGCTGGCGCGCCTGCAGCGCGAGGAGAACCTCGGGGTCCTCTACATCACGCACGACCTCGCGACCGCGCGGCACTTCAGCGACGAGATCCTCGTGATGTTCCGGGGGAACGTCGTCGAGCGCGGGCCGTCGGACCAGGTGATCCTCGACCCCCAGCACGACTACACGAAGCTGCTCCTCGGCGCTGCGCCCGAGCCCCAGAACCACGGGAGGCTCCGCGAGGAGGTGCGCCGCGAGCTCGCGGCGGCCGCGACAGGCTCGGGCGACGACGCCGCACGGGACCGGTTCGGCACCCGCGGGATGTGA